The proteins below come from a single Mytilus edulis chromosome 5, xbMytEdul2.2, whole genome shotgun sequence genomic window:
- the LOC139523896 gene encoding zinc finger protein 177-like, giving the protein MPKSFLFTNKRFTAYKQQYGSGTIDNSFEGVSKQESTHNTNQNETVNIINEEHTVMHVPLLQTDETWETSSYNSNANSNTVRTEVTRKEYTLPIIKQKERFRTFETTQFSSTPQQAHYSFETNCDTYENRQDDGHQRTISENFFKQTKQYDVSDGESDSGISLISDDSRHGYSPKSDYAYHCSEHLSLLFDFFSPRKPVVRETVVEEHQEVRRALDFSMPNYQTSTLRNTESQDEKAQFIETEEMFACADCGKRYSTSSNLARHRQTHRSSADKKARQCPHCDKVYVSMPAFSMHVRTHNQGCECPYCGKKFSRPWLLQGHIRTHTGEKPFSCPQCSKCFADKSNLRAHVQTHSTEKPYECGRCGKAFALKSYLYKHEESSCMRGQRSVHKRTRKGIALQEPTTVMFVDEHERNSW; this is encoded by the exons ATGCCGAAGTCTTTTTTATTTACCAACAAAAGATTTACAGCTTACAAACAACAATATGGAAGTGGGACAATTGACAACTCTTTTGAAG GAGTTTCGAAACAAGAATCAACTCATAACACTAACCAGAATGAGACAGTTAACATAATCAACGAAGAACACACTGTCATGCATGTACCGCTGTTACAGACAGACGAAACATGGGAAACATCAAGCTACAATAGTAATGCTAATTCGAATACAGTCAGAACGGAGGTCACGAGGAAAGAGTATACTTTACCAATTATAAAGCAAAAAGAGAGATTTCGTACTTTTGAAACAACTCAGTTCAGCTCCACACCACAACAAGCGCACTATTCTTTCGAAACGAATTGTGACACATATGAAAACAGACAGGATGATGGGCACCAACGTACTATTTCAGAAAACTTTTTTAAACAGACAAAACAATACGATGTCTCTGACGGCGAAAGTGATAGCGGGATATCATTGATTAGCGATGATAGCCGTCACGGATATTCACCAAAATCTGATTACGCATACCACTGCTCGGAACACCTTTCGCTTTTATTCGACTTCTTTAGTCCAAGAAAACCTGTTGTTCGAGAAACAGTTGTTGAAGAACATCAAGAAGTTCGAAGAGCATTGGACTTTAGTATGCCAAACTACCAAACGTCAACATTAAGAAACACAGAATCCCAAGATGAAAAAGCACAATTTATTGAGACAGAAGAAATGTTTGCCTGCGCAGATTGCGGAAAACGTTACAGTACATCGAGCAATCTTGCCCGACATCGCCAAACACACCGTAGTTCCGCCGACAAGAAAGCCCGACAATGTCCACACTGCGACAAGGTTTACGTGTCTATGCCAGCTTTTAGCATGCATGTCCGAACACACAATCAAGGTTGCGAATGTCCATATTGTGGTAAGAAGTTTAGTCGACCTTGGTTGCTGCAGGGTCATATTCGTACCCATACGGGAGAGAAACCCTTTTCTTGTCCACAGTGCTCTAAATGTTTCGCCGACAAGTCTAATTTGCGTGCACATGTGCAGACACATTCAACAGAAAAGCCTTACGAGTGTGGGCGCTGCGGAAAAGCTTTTGCATTGAAGAGTTACTTGTATAAGCACGAAGAGTCGTCGTGTATGCGTGGACAGAGAAGTGTACACAAGAGAACAAGGAAAGGAATCGCGCTACAAGAACCAACAacggtcatgtttgttgatgaacaCGAAAGAAACTCTTGGTAA